One region of Peribacillus simplex genomic DNA includes:
- the ahrC gene encoding transcriptional regulator AhrC/ArgR: protein MNKGQRHIKIRDIITNNDIETQDELVEELKLAGYNVTQATVSRDIKELHLVKVPLTDGRYKYSLPADQRFNPLQKLKRILVDAFVRIDSANNLLVMKMLPGNAQAICALIDNLNWQEILGTIGGDDTCLIICRSEEDAKIISGKFLDML from the coding sequence ATGAATAAAGGACAACGACATATAAAAATAAGGGACATTATAACGAATAATGATATAGAAACCCAGGATGAGCTAGTTGAAGAACTGAAATTAGCTGGATACAATGTAACTCAGGCCACTGTTTCAAGGGATATTAAAGAGCTTCACCTTGTTAAGGTCCCTTTAACTGATGGAAGGTATAAATATAGCCTGCCAGCCGATCAACGTTTCAATCCACTTCAAAAATTAAAGAGAATCCTGGTTGATGCTTTTGTACGCATTGACTCAGCCAATAATTTACTGGTAATGAAGATGCTCCCGGGTAATGCCCAGGCAATCTGTGCATTGATTGATAATTTAAATTGGCAAGAAATACTCGGGACGATCGGCGGCGATGACACTTGTTTAATTATCTGCCGTTCTGAGGAAGATGCAAAGATCATTTCCGGCAAATTCTTGGACATGCTCTAA
- a CDS encoding TlyA family RNA methyltransferase produces the protein MKVMKERVDILLVEQGLADTREKAKRMVMAGLVYANEERYEKPGEKVPVDLEFTIKGKVMPYVSRGGLKLEKALKEFDLQMNGKILLDIGSSTGGFTDCALQNGATMSYALDVGYNQLAWKLRQDERVKVMERTNFRYVTPADLDGEMPNFASIDVSFISLTLILPVLKTLLVPDSDVVALVKPQFEAGKDQVGKKGIVRDPKIHKQVLDKIISFAKKEGYDIKDASFSPITGGDGNIEFLLHLYWQGSKDDGAILLSKTVDDIVREAHAQFKKE, from the coding sequence ATGAAAGTGATGAAAGAAAGAGTAGATATATTACTTGTAGAACAAGGCTTGGCCGATACACGTGAAAAAGCGAAGCGTATGGTTATGGCTGGTCTTGTCTACGCGAATGAAGAGAGGTACGAAAAACCGGGTGAAAAAGTGCCGGTCGATCTTGAGTTTACGATCAAAGGAAAAGTTATGCCTTACGTTTCAAGAGGCGGACTTAAACTTGAAAAGGCCTTAAAGGAATTCGATTTACAAATGAACGGAAAAATCCTGCTTGATATCGGATCATCAACTGGAGGGTTCACCGATTGTGCCCTGCAAAATGGTGCCACAATGTCTTATGCACTTGATGTAGGCTATAATCAACTTGCATGGAAGCTTAGGCAGGATGAACGGGTAAAAGTAATGGAACGGACGAATTTCCGTTATGTTACACCCGCCGATCTCGATGGGGAGATGCCAAACTTTGCAAGCATTGATGTTTCTTTCATCTCGCTAACGTTAATTCTACCGGTGTTAAAGACGCTCCTTGTTCCGGATAGCGACGTCGTTGCTTTAGTTAAACCGCAATTCGAAGCTGGGAAGGATCAAGTGGGTAAAAAGGGGATTGTTCGTGATCCCAAAATCCATAAACAAGTGTTGGATAAGATCATTTCTTTTGCAAAAAAGGAAGGCTACGATATTAAGGATGCTTCCTTCTCACCGATTACCGGCGGTGATGGAAATATTGAATTTTTACTTCATTTATACTGGCAAGGGTCAAAAGACGATGGAGCGATATTGCTTTCGAAAACGGTTGATGACATCGTTAGGGAAGCCCATGCCCAATTTAAAAAAGAATAG
- the dxs gene encoding 1-deoxy-D-xylulose-5-phosphate synthase, translating into MDLLSIKDPSFLKNMNNEELVELSMEIRKFLVEKLSVTGGHIGPNLGVVELTIALHKEFDSPNDKILWDVGHQSYVHKILTGRAGEFNTLKKYKGLCGFPKMIESPHDVWETGHSSTSLSAAMGMAAARDIKGEKSFILPVIGDGALTGGMALEALNHIGDEKKDMIVILNDNEMSIAPNVGALHTILGRLRTAGKYNWAKDELELLLKKIPAVGGKLAATAERLKDSMKYLLVSGIFFEELGFTYLGPVDGHNYEELLENLRYAKKTKGPVLLHVITKKGKGYSPAELDTTGNWHGTGPYKIETGDFVKSTSKAPAWSALVSDTVSRLAREDERIVAITPAMPVGSKLVGFSREFPERFYDVGIAEQHAATFAAGLATQKMKPFLAIYSTFLQRAYDQVVHDICRQNLNVFIGIDRAGLVGSDGETHQGVFDIAFLRHIPNMVLMMPKDENEGQHMVNTALSYNDGPIAMRFPRGNGSGVEMDTDLQQIPIGTWEVLKEGTDAAILTFGTTIPMALKAAELLEKEDYSVKVINARFIKPLDENMLSSLLGEKMPILTIEEAVLQGGFGSSVLEYAHDQGFYGAIIDRMGIPDYFIEHGSVDELLEEIGLTTETAIKKIKMITPKKEKRA; encoded by the coding sequence TTGGATCTTCTATCTATAAAAGACCCTTCTTTTTTGAAGAATATGAATAATGAAGAACTAGTTGAGTTAAGTATGGAAATACGAAAATTTCTTGTGGAAAAATTATCTGTGACCGGTGGGCATATTGGTCCCAATTTAGGTGTAGTCGAGTTGACTATAGCCTTGCATAAAGAATTCGACAGTCCGAACGATAAAATTTTATGGGATGTCGGTCACCAATCCTATGTCCATAAAATCCTGACTGGCAGAGCAGGAGAGTTCAATACCTTAAAGAAATATAAAGGTCTTTGCGGCTTTCCTAAAATGATTGAAAGCCCTCATGATGTTTGGGAAACCGGTCACAGTTCGACTTCTCTTTCAGCTGCAATGGGAATGGCGGCTGCCCGTGATATCAAAGGTGAAAAAAGTTTTATTTTACCTGTCATCGGGGACGGGGCCCTAACAGGCGGAATGGCGCTTGAGGCTTTGAATCATATCGGTGATGAAAAAAAGGACATGATCGTTATCCTGAATGATAATGAAATGTCGATAGCCCCTAACGTAGGTGCTTTACACACGATATTGGGAAGATTGCGGACAGCAGGTAAATATAACTGGGCAAAAGATGAATTGGAATTGCTTTTGAAAAAAATTCCTGCAGTCGGTGGTAAACTTGCGGCTACCGCTGAACGCTTGAAGGATAGCATGAAGTACTTATTGGTCTCAGGAATCTTTTTTGAAGAACTTGGGTTCACATACCTTGGACCAGTTGATGGTCATAATTATGAAGAATTGCTGGAGAATTTAAGATATGCCAAGAAAACGAAGGGACCCGTACTGCTACATGTCATCACGAAAAAAGGCAAGGGTTATTCACCTGCCGAGTTGGATACAACAGGAAATTGGCATGGGACAGGCCCATACAAGATCGAGACAGGCGATTTCGTGAAATCCACTAGTAAAGCTCCTGCTTGGAGTGCCCTCGTAAGCGATACTGTCAGCAGGCTCGCTCGTGAAGATGAACGGATTGTCGCGATTACACCTGCAATGCCTGTAGGTTCGAAATTGGTGGGGTTTTCCCGAGAGTTCCCAGAACGTTTCTATGATGTAGGGATTGCCGAGCAGCATGCAGCAACTTTTGCAGCTGGATTGGCAACGCAAAAAATGAAACCATTCCTGGCTATTTATTCAACCTTCCTGCAAAGGGCTTATGATCAGGTGGTCCATGATATCTGCCGACAGAATCTAAACGTATTCATAGGGATCGATCGTGCCGGATTGGTTGGTTCCGATGGTGAAACACATCAAGGGGTTTTCGATATTGCTTTCTTACGCCACATTCCAAATATGGTGTTGATGATGCCGAAAGATGAAAACGAAGGCCAACATATGGTCAATACGGCCTTAAGCTATAATGATGGTCCGATCGCTATGCGTTTCCCTCGTGGGAATGGTTCGGGAGTTGAAATGGATACTGACTTACAGCAGATTCCAATCGGTACGTGGGAAGTTCTTAAAGAAGGAACGGATGCTGCCATCTTAACGTTCGGTACAACCATCCCCATGGCTCTTAAAGCTGCAGAACTGCTTGAGAAAGAGGATTATTCAGTTAAGGTGATCAATGCCCGTTTCATTAAGCCTTTGGATGAGAACATGCTAAGCAGTCTTCTTGGTGAAAAAATGCCTATCTTGACTATAGAAGAAGCGGTTCTACAAGGTGGTTTTGGTAGTTCTGTACTTGAATATGCTCATGATCAAGGTTTTTATGGGGCAATTATAGATCGAATGGGAATACCTGATTATTTCATTGAACATGGCAGTGTCGATGAACTTCTTGAAGAAATCGGTTTAACGACAGAGACAGCCATCAAAAAGATTAAAATGATAACACCAAAAAAAGAAAAAAGGGCCTGA
- a CDS encoding polyprenyl synthetase family protein — translation MGTASFDMFSKEYKAIIEREIVEYVNKLKAPAVVKEAMIYSLEAGGKRIRPLLVFAVLEAFGKNLRMGIPAAAAIEMIHTYSLIHDDLPAMDDDDLRRGKPTNHKVFGEAVAVLAGDALLTYSFQLVTEMIDPEVTAEMKLNLVSEIARSAGAEGMVGGQVADMEGENKQLTLQELEYIHEHKTGKLLTASILSGAILAGANEEQRLHLRDFAYHLGLAFQIRDDILDIEGSVELIGKPVGSDVGNHKSTYPSLLTLQGAKEKLEHHIELAHAALGKTTLQTGLLNDLTDLIANRNH, via the coding sequence ATGGGTACGGCGTCCTTTGATATGTTTTCTAAAGAATATAAGGCGATTATAGAAAGAGAAATCGTTGAATATGTCAATAAGTTGAAAGCTCCGGCTGTGGTCAAAGAAGCCATGATCTATTCATTGGAAGCAGGCGGTAAACGGATTCGTCCTTTATTGGTCTTTGCGGTTCTAGAGGCCTTTGGGAAAAACTTGAGGATGGGGATACCTGCAGCCGCCGCCATTGAAATGATACATACATATTCGTTGATCCATGATGATCTCCCAGCGATGGATGATGATGATCTTCGCCGGGGAAAACCGACGAACCATAAAGTATTCGGTGAGGCGGTAGCAGTACTGGCAGGTGATGCCCTCCTGACATATAGTTTTCAATTGGTGACGGAAATGATCGATCCCGAGGTGACGGCTGAAATGAAGCTGAACCTTGTATCTGAAATTGCCAGGTCCGCCGGAGCCGAAGGGATGGTTGGCGGTCAAGTTGCCGATATGGAAGGTGAAAATAAACAGTTGACGCTCCAGGAATTGGAGTATATCCATGAACATAAAACAGGGAAATTATTGACTGCTAGCATCCTTTCCGGAGCTATATTGGCCGGGGCGAACGAAGAACAGCGACTGCATTTACGTGACTTTGCATACCATCTGGGGCTTGCTTTTCAGATTCGGGATGATATTCTGGATATTGAAGGATCAGTAGAGTTGATCGGCAAGCCGGTTGGCAGTGATGTGGGAAATCACAAAAGCACATACCCCTCTTTACTTACTCTTCAAGGGGCAAAGGAAAAGTTGGAACATCATATTGAACTTGCTCATGCCGCTTTAGGAAAAACAACATTACAAACGGGTCTGTTGAATGATCTAACTGATTTAATAGCGAACCGTAACCATTGA
- a CDS encoding exodeoxyribonuclease VII small subunit, with product MTKKQEATFEEAMENLEKIVEQLEEGDVPLEEAISIYKQGMDLSRLCHSKLKAVEDQLTQILREDGELENFAVQEEE from the coding sequence ATGACAAAAAAACAGGAAGCTACATTTGAAGAAGCGATGGAGAATCTCGAGAAAATTGTGGAACAGTTGGAAGAGGGGGATGTGCCCTTAGAAGAAGCCATCTCCATATATAAACAAGGAATGGATTTATCCAGGCTTTGTCACTCAAAACTTAAGGCAGTTGAAGATCAATTGACTCAAATTTTACGCGAAGATGGGGAACTTGAAAACTTCGCTGTCCAGGAGGAAGAATAA
- the xseA gene encoding exodeoxyribonuclease VII large subunit: protein MSNQQYLSVSALTKYIKRKFDADPHLQNVYIKGEISNFKQHTSGHMYFTLKDEKARLLSVMFAANNKGMKFLPENGMKVLVKGDISLYEAGGQYQLYVKSMAPDGVGDLYLAYEQLKKKLEAAGLFLAEHKKPIPQYPKSVGVITSPTGAALRDILTTIKRRYPIARIIVYPALVQGNNAAKSIAKAISMANARAESDVLIVGRGGGSIEELWAFNEEIVAESIYDSDIPIISAVGHETDFTIADFVADMRAPTPTGAAELAVPHLNEIHERLMNRKNRLTRSIREAVNFERTRLTRMERSYAFRYPHKMYEQKLEQLDKTMDRLGRTSTRYFMKKRDELNQINDILKKQHPEQAVKKSKDELRQHAKVLRRAMEAIYRQKSQQFVHITATLSALSPLKIMERGYGLVFAEDETLVKSTQQVTEGDRIAVSIKDGTLECEIKEIKERMEP from the coding sequence ATGAGCAACCAACAATATTTGAGTGTATCGGCTTTAACGAAATATATCAAAAGGAAGTTCGATGCCGATCCCCATTTGCAAAATGTATACATAAAAGGCGAAATTTCGAATTTTAAACAACATACAAGCGGACATATGTATTTTACTCTAAAGGACGAGAAGGCCCGACTCCTATCCGTTATGTTCGCCGCCAATAACAAAGGGATGAAATTCCTCCCCGAAAATGGAATGAAGGTACTTGTTAAGGGCGATATATCATTATATGAAGCGGGCGGACAGTATCAGCTATATGTGAAAAGCATGGCACCTGATGGCGTGGGGGATTTGTATCTTGCTTATGAACAGCTGAAGAAAAAGCTGGAGGCGGCAGGTTTGTTTTTGGCTGAACATAAGAAACCGATTCCACAGTACCCTAAGTCTGTGGGAGTCATAACTTCACCGACCGGAGCCGCACTAAGAGATATCCTGACAACGATCAAGCGGAGATATCCAATTGCCAGAATTATCGTTTACCCTGCACTTGTGCAAGGGAATAATGCCGCTAAATCGATTGCCAAGGCAATTTCCATGGCTAACGCGAGGGCGGAAAGCGATGTGCTCATTGTCGGAAGGGGTGGCGGGTCGATCGAGGAGCTATGGGCCTTTAATGAGGAGATAGTGGCTGAATCGATCTATGATTCTGATATACCGATAATTTCTGCTGTCGGTCACGAAACCGATTTTACAATCGCTGATTTTGTCGCCGATATGAGGGCCCCTACGCCGACTGGTGCAGCAGAGTTAGCAGTTCCCCATCTTAATGAAATACACGAACGCCTGATGAACCGTAAGAATCGCTTGACCCGCTCCATTCGTGAAGCGGTGAATTTTGAACGTACCCGCTTGACCAGGATGGAGAGGTCTTATGCTTTTCGTTATCCACATAAAATGTATGAACAGAAGCTTGAACAGCTAGACAAGACGATGGACAGGCTAGGGAGGACCAGCACGCGTTATTTCATGAAAAAGAGAGATGAGCTTAATCAGATCAACGATATTCTGAAAAAGCAGCATCCTGAACAAGCTGTGAAAAAATCCAAAGATGAATTGCGGCAGCATGCAAAAGTATTACGGAGGGCCATGGAAGCCATCTATCGGCAAAAATCACAGCAGTTCGTTCATATTACAGCCACGTTGTCTGCCCTCAGCCCATTAAAAATCATGGAACGGGGCTATGGATTGGTTTTTGCTGAGGATGAGACATTAGTGAAAAGTACACAGCAAGTAACCGAAGGGGATAGAATAGCCGTTTCCATAAAAGATGGAACCCTTGAATGTGAAATTAAAGAAATAAAGGAGCGAATGGAACCATGA
- the folD gene encoding bifunctional methylenetetrahydrofolate dehydrogenase/methenyltetrahydrofolate cyclohydrolase FolD: MSAQIINGKEIAESVRQEMSKEVQQLREKNIVPGLAVILVGDNQASQTYVRHKQKACEDLGMHSVLIKKPAELSQEELIQSIDELNQDDSIHGILVQLPLPGHIQEKAIIEAISPEKDVDGFHPINIGRMMTGQDAFLPCTPYGVMVMLEYIDYDLEGKHVVIVGRSNIVGKPAGQMFLNANATVTYCHSKTKDLAYYTKQADVVVAAVGKRDTITSEHIKEGAVVIDVGMNRNEEGKLCGDVAFDEVKNKASFITPVPKGVGPMTITMLMKNTVKSAQKALEQNKQALKS, encoded by the coding sequence ATGTCAGCTCAAATCATTAATGGTAAAGAAATTGCAGAGTCAGTTAGGCAGGAAATGAGTAAGGAAGTGCAGCAGTTACGTGAAAAAAATATCGTCCCGGGTTTGGCTGTAATCCTGGTGGGCGACAATCAAGCTTCACAAACCTATGTACGCCATAAGCAAAAGGCCTGTGAAGATTTGGGCATGCATTCTGTGTTAATTAAAAAGCCTGCGGAACTATCTCAGGAGGAATTAATTCAGAGCATTGATGAATTAAACCAGGATGACAGTATTCACGGTATATTGGTGCAGCTGCCGTTGCCTGGACATATTCAGGAAAAAGCGATCATTGAAGCGATTTCCCCCGAGAAGGATGTAGATGGATTTCATCCGATTAATATTGGGCGGATGATGACGGGGCAGGATGCCTTTTTACCTTGTACGCCATACGGTGTCATGGTGATGCTTGAGTATATCGACTATGACCTTGAAGGTAAGCATGTTGTCATCGTAGGGAGAAGTAATATCGTAGGAAAACCAGCCGGACAAATGTTTTTAAATGCGAATGCAACCGTTACTTACTGTCATTCAAAGACAAAGGACCTTGCGTATTATACCAAGCAAGCTGATGTCGTTGTGGCCGCTGTCGGCAAGAGGGACACGATCACGAGTGAACATATCAAAGAAGGTGCAGTCGTCATTGACGTCGGAATGAACAGGAATGAAGAAGGGAAGCTTTGCGGTGATGTGGCGTTTGATGAAGTGAAAAATAAGGCTTCATTCATTACACCTGTTCCTAAAGGCGTTGGTCCCATGACGATTACGATGCTTATGAAGAATACGGTCAAATCTGCTCAAAAAGCACTTGAACAGAACAAGCAAGCATTGAAAAGCTGA
- the nusB gene encoding transcription antitermination factor NusB: MKRRVAREKSLQALYQIDIAKSNAEEAMESVLDGAPTDEYFKKLVMGITENREQLDAMIRDNLENWTLERLANIDRNLLRIAVYEMIHSEDVPVSVAMNEAIEIAKKFGDDQSSSFVNAVLSKVKVKSGS, translated from the coding sequence ATGAAAAGAAGAGTAGCCCGTGAAAAATCCCTTCAAGCACTATATCAGATAGATATTGCCAAGTCGAATGCAGAAGAAGCAATGGAAAGCGTACTGGATGGTGCTCCTACTGATGAATATTTCAAAAAATTAGTAATGGGAATAACGGAAAATCGTGAACAACTTGATGCAATGATCAGGGACAATTTAGAGAACTGGACGTTGGAAAGACTGGCGAACATTGATCGGAATTTACTGCGGATCGCGGTTTATGAAATGATTCACAGTGAAGATGTTCCTGTAAGTGTTGCAATGAATGAAGCTATTGAAATTGCTAAGAAATTCGGTGATGATCAATCAAGCAGTTTTGTAAATGCCGTTTTATCCAAAGTAAAGGTGAAAAGCGGCAGCTAA
- a CDS encoding Asp23/Gls24 family envelope stress response protein, with translation MEGQLLEMNDYNGLGKVEIAPEVIEVIAGIAASEVEGVAHMRGNFATGVVEKLGKKNHGKGVKVDLSGESIKVELYCVMKFGVSIPKVAQEVQDNIREALLNMTAIDAGEVNIHVVGIAFENAKQEADHEQEV, from the coding sequence ATGGAAGGCCAATTACTCGAAATGAATGATTATAATGGGCTGGGTAAAGTGGAGATTGCACCTGAGGTGATAGAGGTAATTGCGGGTATCGCTGCATCGGAAGTTGAAGGTGTTGCACATATGCGCGGGAATTTCGCTACAGGTGTTGTTGAAAAGCTTGGTAAAAAGAATCACGGTAAAGGTGTTAAAGTGGACTTATCGGGAGAATCCATCAAAGTCGAACTTTATTGTGTCATGAAATTTGGTGTTTCGATTCCGAAAGTTGCTCAGGAAGTTCAAGATAACATTCGTGAAGCTTTGTTGAATATGACCGCTATCGACGCGGGCGAAGTGAACATTCATGTAGTAGGCATTGCGTTTGAAAACGCTAAACAAGAAGCGGATCACGAACAAGAAGTGTAA
- the accC gene encoding acetyl-CoA carboxylase biotin carboxylase subunit has product MIKKVLIANRGEIAVRIIRACKELGIETVAVYSEADKEALHVQIADEAYCIGPKLSKDSYLNTTNIISTAKKTGSDAIHPGYGFLAENADFAELCRECNIIFIGPSPEAINKMGTKDVARETMRKAGVPIVPGSKGIIKDTDEGVALANQMGYPVIIKATAGGGGKGIRVARTEEDLIKGINITQQEAATAFGNPGVYIEKFIEDFRHVEIQVMADNHGNAIHLGERDCTVQRRLQKLVEETPSPALDGETRAEMGQAAVTAALAVNYSGAGTVEFIYDYVNRRYYFMEMNTRIQVEHPVTEMVTGVDLIKEQIKVASGDKLSLSQEDVTFNGWSIECRINAENPEKNFMPSAGKIHMYLPPGGYGVRVDSAAYPGYSIPPYYDSMIAKLIVHAPTRDEAIEKMKRALGEFVIEGINTTIPFHIKLLQHEQFVSGEFNTKFLEIYDVMNS; this is encoded by the coding sequence ATGATTAAAAAGGTATTGATTGCCAATCGTGGGGAAATTGCAGTCCGAATCATCCGGGCATGCAAAGAGTTAGGGATCGAGACTGTAGCGGTCTATTCAGAAGCGGATAAAGAAGCATTACATGTTCAAATTGCTGATGAAGCATATTGCATCGGTCCTAAATTATCAAAAGACAGTTATTTAAATACAACGAACATAATCAGTACAGCCAAGAAAACGGGATCTGATGCGATTCACCCTGGATATGGATTCCTTGCTGAAAATGCCGACTTTGCTGAGCTATGCCGTGAATGTAATATCATTTTCATCGGTCCTAGCCCAGAAGCCATCAATAAAATGGGAACAAAGGACGTAGCAAGGGAAACCATGCGCAAAGCTGGTGTACCGATCGTTCCCGGTTCTAAAGGCATAATAAAAGATACGGATGAGGGTGTAGCCCTAGCTAACCAAATGGGCTATCCAGTCATCATCAAAGCTACTGCCGGCGGTGGCGGTAAAGGTATCCGCGTTGCAAGGACCGAAGAGGATCTCATCAAAGGCATAAACATCACGCAACAGGAAGCTGCGACGGCATTTGGGAATCCAGGCGTGTATATTGAAAAGTTCATTGAGGACTTCCGTCACGTTGAAATCCAGGTCATGGCAGATAATCATGGCAACGCCATACATTTAGGCGAGCGTGATTGTACGGTTCAGCGCCGTTTGCAAAAACTTGTTGAAGAAACTCCATCTCCAGCCCTTGATGGTGAAACACGGGCGGAAATGGGGCAGGCTGCAGTTACGGCTGCTCTTGCCGTTAACTATTCAGGTGCAGGTACAGTTGAATTTATTTATGACTATGTGAATAGAAGATACTACTTTATGGAAATGAATACACGTATCCAGGTTGAGCACCCAGTTACAGAAATGGTAACGGGCGTGGATTTGATTAAAGAACAGATCAAAGTTGCTTCAGGTGACAAACTATCACTTTCACAAGAAGATGTGACTTTTAACGGATGGTCTATCGAATGCCGGATCAATGCAGAAAATCCAGAAAAGAATTTTATGCCTTCCGCAGGTAAAATTCACATGTATTTACCCCCAGGCGGCTACGGAGTGCGTGTGGATTCTGCGGCATACCCTGGGTACTCGATACCGCCGTATTACGATTCCATGATCGCTAAATTGATTGTCCATGCACCGACGAGGGACGAGGCGATTGAGAAGATGAAACGCGCTTTAGGAGAGTTTGTCATTGAGGGTATCAATACGACAATTCCTTTCCATATTAAGTTACTTCAGCATGAACAATTTGTTTCCGGAGAATTTAATACCAAATTCCTTGAAATATATGATGTAATGAACTCATAA
- the accB gene encoding acetyl-CoA carboxylase biotin carboxyl carrier protein has protein sequence MKVQEIREIIKLVDQSNISEFVFENEGTKIKLKKTETGTVLHPAAAPEVVQANGAVEVKPAAAPAPVVPKAVEPAKPAAAVTEQENLHKITSPMVGTFYQSPAPDSPAYVKAGDKVTGDSIVCIVEAMKLFNEIEAEVTGEIVEVLVKEGQLVEYGQPLFLVKPE, from the coding sequence ATGAAAGTGCAAGAAATTCGTGAAATAATTAAGCTAGTCGATCAATCAAATATCAGTGAATTCGTTTTTGAAAATGAAGGAACGAAAATTAAATTGAAAAAAACTGAAACGGGTACAGTATTACACCCAGCAGCTGCTCCAGAAGTTGTTCAAGCCAATGGAGCTGTAGAGGTCAAGCCCGCAGCGGCCCCTGCCCCTGTAGTGCCAAAAGCTGTTGAACCTGCAAAACCGGCTGCTGCCGTCACGGAACAGGAAAATTTACATAAAATCACTTCTCCGATGGTAGGGACCTTCTACCAATCTCCTGCACCGGATTCTCCTGCATACGTAAAAGCAGGCGATAAAGTAACAGGGGATTCCATTGTCTGCATCGTGGAAGCTATGAAACTTTTCAATGAAATCGAGGCCGAAGTAACCGGTGAAATCGTTGAAGTCCTTGTAAAAGAAGGTCAACTTGTAGAATATGGCCAACCATTATTTTTAGTAAAGCCGGAATGA
- a CDS encoding SpoIIIAH-like family protein, producing the protein MLLKKQTVWLLTMLSLVVVLSVYYLTAPEENAADMTATEQMEKAENKTESKTESKADTKGENKSEKETAKNTEGSSVTIASGDEFESLRLQIEDERAKLNEELTAKMGNTELSSEERDEAYAKIEQLSETKVKENIIENLIVAMDYNAALVRVDGTDVKVSVKADKQTKTEANNIIRLVRKEVSDAQNVVVDFQPEK; encoded by the coding sequence ATGTTATTAAAAAAACAAACCGTTTGGTTATTGACTATGCTAAGTCTGGTCGTTGTACTTTCAGTCTATTATTTAACCGCTCCTGAGGAAAATGCCGCCGATATGACGGCAACAGAACAAATGGAAAAGGCAGAAAATAAAACAGAAAGTAAAACAGAAAGCAAAGCTGATACAAAAGGGGAAAATAAAAGTGAAAAAGAAACAGCCAAAAATACAGAAGGTTCTTCTGTAACCATTGCATCAGGGGATGAATTTGAATCGTTAAGGCTGCAGATTGAAGATGAACGGGCGAAGCTGAATGAGGAATTGACTGCAAAGATGGGCAACACAGAGCTTTCCTCTGAGGAAAGAGACGAGGCCTATGCGAAAATCGAACAATTAAGTGAAACGAAGGTAAAAGAAAATATCATCGAAAACTTAATCGTGGCCATGGATTACAATGCCGCACTTGTCCGTGTGGATGGAACGGATGTAAAGGTGAGTGTCAAGGCCGATAAACAGACGAAAACAGAGGCCAATAACATTATCCGCCTCGTAAGGAAAGAAGTGAGCGATGCACAAAATGTAGTGGTCGATTTTCAACCGGAAAAGTAA